From Halotia branconii CENA392, the proteins below share one genomic window:
- a CDS encoding general stress protein — protein MATRQYKRAIGTFSSRQQAEEALHELRNSGFSMDRVSVLAKDTDRNDQIAGADVKDRGDNEAQEGAGIGATTGTVLGGLGGLLVGLEALLVPGAGPFLAAGTIATTLAGAGIGAAAGGIVGALTGLGIPEEEARTYSNSVSQGHYLVTIEGYEEEVERAASILSDRGIREWKVYDISDNRSSSSDVSRAANMNRDIDRTTTHENIVEIIDKRDHVR, from the coding sequence ATGGCAACTCGACAATATAAACGCGCAATTGGGACATTTTCTAGCCGACAGCAAGCTGAAGAAGCATTGCATGAACTTAGAAACTCAGGTTTCTCGATGGATAGAGTATCTGTGTTAGCTAAAGATACAGACCGTAATGATCAAATTGCTGGGGCTGATGTCAAAGATCGTGGTGACAATGAAGCTCAAGAAGGAGCTGGTATTGGGGCTACGACGGGTACTGTCTTAGGAGGTTTGGGTGGCTTACTTGTAGGTTTAGAAGCTTTGCTGGTTCCCGGTGCAGGGCCTTTTCTAGCAGCGGGTACTATCGCAACTACTTTAGCTGGTGCTGGTATTGGGGCGGCAGCAGGTGGTATAGTAGGCGCTCTAACTGGTTTAGGTATTCCTGAAGAGGAAGCAAGAACTTATAGCAATAGCGTATCTCAAGGACATTACTTAGTGACCATAGAAGGTTACGAAGAAGAAGTTGAGCGTGCTGCTTCTATTTTGAGCGATCGGGGTATTCGTGAGTGGAAAGTATACGACATCTCTGATAATCGTAGTTCCAGTTCTGATGTTAGTCGTGCTGCTAATATGAATCGAGATATCGATAGAACAACTACCCATGAAAATATTGTGGAAATTATTGACAAACGCGATCACGTTCGTTAA
- a CDS encoding DNA polymerase III subunit delta' has product MTNDPFTPLVGQQQAIELLTQAVKQNRVAPAYLFVGPDGVGRSLAARCFVELLFSAQTRNLASLQNRLRQGNHPDLLWVQPTYQYQGQRLTAAEAAEKKLKRKAPPVIRLEQIREITEFLSCPPLEAPRNMVVLEEIQTMAEAAANALLKTLEEPGQATLILIAPSCEAVLPTLVSRCQRIPFYRLNISSLTQVLTQTGHEEILQHQAILNIAAGSPGSAIASYEQLQAIPFQLLQDLKKAPASYRNALELAKQIDQSLDTEAQLWLVDYLQQSYWQEWHQPEIINQLEKARKSLLVYAQPRLVWECTLLFMSGVSHRELN; this is encoded by the coding sequence ATGACTAATGACCCGTTTACACCACTGGTAGGGCAACAGCAAGCCATAGAATTATTGACTCAAGCTGTGAAGCAAAATCGTGTTGCTCCAGCTTATCTGTTTGTGGGGCCAGATGGTGTAGGCCGGAGTTTAGCGGCACGGTGTTTTGTAGAATTGCTCTTTTCTGCACAGACGCGTAACTTAGCTTCTTTACAAAATCGTTTGCGTCAAGGCAACCATCCAGATTTGTTATGGGTGCAACCGACGTATCAATACCAAGGACAACGATTGACGGCAGCGGAAGCGGCTGAGAAAAAACTCAAGCGGAAAGCACCACCTGTAATTAGGCTAGAGCAAATTCGTGAAATTACCGAGTTTCTCAGCTGTCCTCCCTTGGAAGCACCAAGAAATATGGTGGTGTTAGAAGAAATTCAAACAATGGCTGAAGCCGCTGCGAATGCTTTACTTAAAACACTGGAAGAACCAGGACAGGCAACTTTGATTTTAATTGCACCTTCTTGTGAAGCTGTATTGCCAACATTGGTGTCACGCTGTCAACGTATTCCTTTTTATCGCTTAAATATATCGTCTTTAACTCAAGTACTGACACAAACAGGTCATGAGGAAATTTTGCAGCATCAGGCGATTTTGAATATAGCAGCTGGTAGTCCTGGAAGTGCGATCGCATCTTATGAGCAATTACAAGCAATTCCCTTTCAGTTACTCCAAGACCTCAAAAAAGCGCCTGCATCTTACCGTAACGCTTTAGAGTTAGCCAAGCAAATTGATCAAAGTTTAGACACAGAAGCGCAACTTTGGTTAGTTGATTATCTCCAGCAATCTTATTGGCAGGAGTGGCATCAACCAGAAATTATCAATCAGCTAGAAAAGGCACGTAAATCTTTACTTGTTTACGCCCAACCGCGCCTTGTTTGGGAATGTACATTGTTATTTATGTCTGGAGTTTCGCACCGCGAACTAAATTAG
- the ychF gene encoding redox-regulated ATPase YchF has protein sequence MLRAGIVGLPNVGKSTLFNAVVANAKAEAANFPFCTIEPNVGVVAVPDERLNVLSEIAGSAQIIPARVEFVDIAGLVKGASQGEGLGNQFLSHIREVDAIVHVVRCFENDDIIHVAGSVDPARDIEIINLELGLSDLAQVERRIDRTRKQARTSKDAQFEITVLEKLAAALNEGKSVRQVSLDEEEAEIIKGLELLTNKPIIYAANVSEDDLATGNDFVEQVRQIASQENAQVVIVSAQVEAELVELPEADKADFLESLGVKEGGLKSLIRATYTLLGLRTYFTSGPKETRAWTIHAGMSAPQAAGVIHSDFERGFIRAETVAYKDLVVHGSMNGAKEKGLVRSEGKEYIVQEGDVMLFRFNV, from the coding sequence ATGCTAAGAGCCGGAATTGTCGGACTTCCCAACGTCGGAAAATCTACTTTATTTAATGCTGTAGTGGCTAACGCCAAAGCTGAAGCTGCTAACTTCCCTTTTTGCACGATTGAACCGAATGTCGGCGTTGTCGCAGTACCGGATGAGCGCTTAAATGTTCTCTCTGAAATTGCCGGTTCGGCACAAATTATCCCGGCGCGTGTTGAGTTTGTAGATATCGCCGGTTTGGTCAAAGGTGCAAGCCAAGGTGAGGGATTAGGAAATCAATTCCTATCCCACATCCGGGAAGTTGATGCGATTGTTCATGTGGTGCGTTGTTTTGAAAACGACGATATTATTCATGTTGCTGGTTCTGTTGACCCAGCGCGAGATATTGAAATCATTAATTTGGAACTGGGTTTATCAGATTTAGCACAAGTTGAGCGCCGCATTGACCGCACTCGTAAACAAGCCCGCACTAGCAAAGATGCACAGTTTGAAATCACAGTCTTAGAAAAATTAGCTGCGGCTTTAAATGAAGGTAAATCGGTGCGCCAGGTAAGCTTGGATGAAGAAGAAGCAGAGATTATTAAGGGATTAGAACTACTTACGAATAAACCAATTATCTATGCCGCTAACGTGTCTGAAGATGACTTAGCGACGGGTAATGATTTTGTCGAACAAGTTAGGCAAATTGCATCTCAAGAAAATGCTCAAGTGGTGATAGTTTCTGCTCAAGTAGAAGCTGAATTGGTGGAATTGCCAGAGGCGGATAAAGCTGATTTTCTAGAATCTTTGGGTGTCAAAGAAGGTGGTTTGAAATCTTTAATTCGTGCTACTTATACTCTTTTGGGTTTGCGGACATATTTCACTTCTGGCCCCAAAGAAACTCGTGCTTGGACAATTCACGCTGGAATGTCTGCACCTCAAGCAGCAGGAGTGATTCACTCTGATTTTGAGCGGGGATTTATTCGTGCAGAAACCGTTGCCTACAAAGATTTAGTAGTTCATGGTTCTATGAATGGGGCAAAAGAAAAAGGCTTAGTTCGTAGTGAAGGTAAAGAATATATTGTGCAAGAAGGGGATGTGATGTTATTTAGGTTTAATGTTTGA
- a CDS encoding DUF4926 domain-containing protein, with protein MKKAKLLDIVATLKAIPIERLQLVEEDYNAIENLPTGQVGTIVDVYEQQEDYYLVEFADTQGCEYAMATFKADEILVLHYDLAIA; from the coding sequence ATGAAAAAAGCTAAACTTTTGGATATTGTTGCTACCCTCAAAGCTATTCCAATTGAGAGATTACAACTCGTGGAAGAAGATTATAATGCTATCGAAAACTTACCAACTGGACAAGTTGGAACAATTGTAGATGTGTATGAGCAACAAGAAGATTATTATTTAGTCGAGTTTGCTGATACCCAAGGTTGTGAATATGCAATGGCTACTTTCAAAGCAGATGAAATCTTAGTTTTACATTATGATTTAGCAATTGCCTAA
- a CDS encoding aminotransferase class I/II-fold pyridoxal phosphate-dependent enzyme, with the protein MLNQNQTPLLDAIQACINHPHAPFYTPGHKRGKGISQSLADLLGKAVFRADLTELANLDNLFAPQGVIQEAQQLAAEAFGASQTWFLVNGSTCGVEAAILASCRPGDKIILPRNVHSSAIAGLILSGAIPVFLNPEYDAVLDIAHSITPSALQSALTQHPEAKAVLVVYPTYYGVCGDLRAIAQITHQYNIPLLVDEAHGAHFAFHPELPTSALAAGADLTVQSIHKVLGAMTQASMLHVQGDKIDIDRVHKALQLLQSTSPSYILLASLDAARQQMALSGKPLMSRTLQLADIASQKISQISRLSVLEMPSSEFVALDKTRLTVSVSGLGLSGFEAEEILDEKLGVTAEFASLQNLTFIISLGNTQADIDQLIQSFTTLAQVYRQTNLTVKNPILPNLFSNFEYSGQISPREAFFANSETLPLEQTSDRICAEIVCPYPPGIPILMPGEIITKECLAYLQHIQVMGGFISGCTDSSCKTFKVVKH; encoded by the coding sequence ATGCTCAATCAAAACCAAACACCCTTGTTAGATGCCATACAAGCCTGTATAAACCATCCTCACGCACCTTTTTATACCCCAGGGCATAAAAGAGGTAAAGGAATTTCTCAATCTTTGGCTGATTTGCTTGGTAAGGCTGTATTTCGTGCTGATTTAACAGAGTTAGCAAATTTAGATAATTTGTTTGCACCCCAAGGCGTAATTCAAGAAGCGCAACAACTAGCGGCGGAAGCTTTTGGGGCTTCACAAACATGGTTTCTTGTCAATGGTTCTACTTGTGGAGTTGAAGCAGCGATTCTGGCTAGCTGTCGCCCAGGCGATAAGATTATTCTGCCTCGAAATGTACATTCTTCTGCGATCGCTGGCTTAATTCTTTCTGGTGCTATTCCCGTTTTTCTTAACCCTGAATACGACGCAGTTTTAGATATTGCCCACAGTATTACGCCAAGCGCTTTACAATCTGCGTTAACACAGCATCCAGAAGCAAAAGCAGTGTTAGTAGTTTATCCAACATATTACGGCGTTTGTGGAGATTTAAGAGCGATCGCTCAAATCACCCATCAATATAATATTCCTTTACTTGTAGACGAAGCACACGGCGCGCACTTTGCTTTTCACCCCGAACTACCTACCTCCGCTTTAGCCGCAGGTGCAGATTTGACCGTACAATCCATTCATAAAGTACTCGGTGCAATGACACAAGCATCGATGTTGCATGTCCAAGGCGACAAAATAGATATTGACCGAGTACATAAAGCCTTGCAACTCTTGCAGTCTACTAGTCCTAGTTACATACTTTTGGCTTCTTTAGATGCAGCACGTCAGCAAATGGCATTATCTGGAAAACCGTTGATGTCTCGGACTTTGCAGCTTGCAGATATAGCAAGCCAGAAAATTAGTCAGATTTCCAGGTTATCAGTTTTAGAAATGCCTTCATCTGAGTTTGTGGCTTTAGACAAAACACGATTAACTGTTAGCGTTTCTGGTTTAGGTTTATCCGGATTTGAGGCTGAAGAAATTTTAGATGAAAAATTAGGCGTTACTGCTGAATTTGCGTCATTGCAAAATCTTACTTTCATTATTAGTTTGGGCAACACTCAAGCTGATATTGATCAATTGATACAAAGTTTCACCACCCTTGCCCAAGTATATCGCCAAACTAACTTGACTGTAAAAAACCCAATTTTGCCCAACCTATTCAGTAACTTCGAGTATTCTGGGCAAATTTCTCCCCGTGAAGCTTTTTTTGCTAACAGTGAGACTTTACCATTAGAACAGACAAGCGATCGCATCTGTGCTGAAATTGTTTGTCCTTATCCTCCAGGGATTCCTATCTTAATGCCAGGAGAAATAATTACTAAAGAATGTTTAGCATATTTGCAACACATTCAAGTGATGGGTGGATTTATTAGTGGTTGTACAGATAGTAGTTGCAAAACTTTTAAAGTTGTTAAACATTAA
- a CDS encoding hybrid sensor histidine kinase/response regulator, whose protein sequence is MLDIRTLLIIDDCAADRKIYRRHLLRDPHQSYNILEADCAEDALTLCQENHCDAILLDFCLPDLSGLELFDKLKQEIFETAVPVIMLTGRGDQELAVQAMKRGALDYLVKQNLKPDVLQIAVRNAIKQSYLQAQLNKTQERQRLIATTALRIRQSLNLEQILNTAVAEVQQLLQCERVIVYKFASDMTGKIVASSMESSCTLALENCVGTGNWGLKTKGQTEISPNLSTLSLSNIQIPISYIYEVGLSNCVTLKEQFNTEANLVVPINISNNGNPTPKLWGLLVAQHSLGERQWQHDDVDMLYEVSIQLAIAIQQAELLAQTQAALVKEQQLNIFRSQIIGTVSHECRTPLTSILAAASTLVNHSQQLDESRQQRFLGIIEHKARYMSKLVDDMLLVNQFELDNTKFKPVPLDLLQFFSELIEQERETVDEHHELIFQVTGNTKGFWGDRGLLQQIFVNLMSNAIKYSPDGGAIKFHLIGKESQVVFSIQDQGIGIPIADQKNLFQSFSRASNVDTIPGTGLGLAISKACVDLHGGNITLYSQVGQGTKFIVSLPKRGTGKGEGRSS, encoded by the coding sequence ATGTTGGACATACGGACGCTACTCATCATTGATGATTGTGCAGCAGATCGAAAAATCTATCGGCGACATCTTTTACGAGATCCGCATCAGTCTTACAATATTTTGGAGGCTGACTGTGCAGAAGATGCCCTGACCCTATGTCAAGAAAATCACTGCGATGCTATTCTGCTTGATTTTTGTCTACCTGATTTAAGTGGGTTAGAACTCTTCGATAAACTGAAGCAGGAGATATTTGAGACTGCCGTACCCGTGATTATGTTAACTGGGCGTGGTGATCAAGAACTCGCAGTGCAAGCCATGAAACGAGGTGCTTTAGATTATTTGGTCAAGCAAAACCTGAAACCAGATGTATTGCAAATAGCAGTCCGCAACGCCATCAAGCAATCGTACCTGCAAGCCCAACTCAACAAAACTCAAGAGCGACAACGCCTTATAGCCACAACTGCGCTAAGGATTCGCCAGTCTTTGAATTTAGAGCAAATTTTGAACACTGCTGTAGCAGAAGTACAACAACTTCTGCAATGTGAGCGCGTGATAGTGTATAAATTCGCTTCAGATATGACTGGTAAGATAGTCGCCTCTTCAATGGAGTCAAGTTGCACTTTAGCTTTGGAGAATTGCGTAGGTACTGGGAACTGGGGTTTAAAAACAAAAGGACAAACAGAAATTTCTCCTAACTTGTCTACTTTGTCTTTGTCTAATATTCAGATTCCTATTTCTTATATTTATGAAGTTGGTTTAAGTAATTGTGTCACTCTTAAAGAGCAATTTAATACTGAAGCAAATTTAGTAGTTCCGATTAATATTAGTAATAACGGCAACCCAACGCCGAAGCTTTGGGGCTTATTGGTGGCTCAACACAGTTTAGGAGAGCGACAATGGCAACATGATGATGTGGACATGCTTTATGAAGTATCAATACAATTAGCGATCGCTATCCAACAAGCGGAATTATTAGCCCAAACTCAAGCAGCTTTAGTCAAAGAACAGCAACTCAATATATTTAGATCCCAAATCATTGGTACAGTTTCCCATGAATGTCGAACGCCTTTAACTTCAATTCTGGCAGCTGCATCAACTTTGGTAAACCACAGCCAGCAATTAGATGAGTCTAGACAACAGAGATTTTTAGGAATTATTGAGCATAAAGCTAGGTATATGTCCAAACTCGTGGATGATATGCTTTTGGTTAACCAATTTGAATTGGACAACACTAAATTTAAGCCAGTTCCCCTGGATTTGCTGCAATTTTTCTCTGAGTTGATTGAACAAGAACGAGAGACAGTGGATGAACATCACGAGTTAATTTTTCAAGTCACTGGTAATACCAAAGGCTTCTGGGGCGATCGCGGACTTTTACAGCAAATCTTTGTTAACTTAATGTCTAACGCAATTAAGTACTCTCCAGATGGTGGCGCGATCAAGTTTCACCTCATCGGTAAAGAATCACAGGTGGTGTTTTCCATCCAAGATCAAGGGATAGGGATACCAATCGCAGATCAAAAAAACTTATTTCAATCTTTCAGTCGTGCAAGCAACGTTGATACAATTCCTGGAACAGGTTTAGGGCTAGCAATTTCTAAAGCTTGCGTAGACTTGCATGGCGGTAACATTACCTTATACAGTCAGGTAGGGCAAGGAACTAAATTTATAGTTAGCTTACCGAAGAGGGGCACAGGGAAGGGGGAAGGGAGAAGTTCGTAG
- a CDS encoding response regulator, translated as MTTKLNEPLLVVEDSNEDFRMLQRLMRRMAVRNPIHRCTNGDEVLEFLYQQKSDTLGNSKVALKPSVILLDLNLPGIDGRDILERLKQDKSFREIPIVVFTTSSNPKDIELCYRKGANGYLVKPMDAQELKKTIQAFVDYWLEVNTPPVLD; from the coding sequence ATGACAACAAAACTTAATGAACCGCTGCTCGTTGTTGAGGATAGCAACGAAGATTTTCGGATGTTACAACGCCTTATGCGGCGTATGGCAGTCCGGAACCCCATACACCGTTGTACTAATGGAGATGAGGTTTTAGAGTTCCTCTATCAACAAAAAAGCGATACCTTAGGCAATTCTAAAGTAGCGCTTAAACCCTCTGTTATCCTGCTCGACCTTAATTTACCCGGTATTGATGGTCGTGATATTCTAGAGCGTCTCAAGCAAGACAAAAGTTTTAGGGAAATTCCCATTGTGGTTTTTACCACATCATCTAACCCCAAGGATATTGAATTGTGTTACCGAAAGGGTGCAAATGGTTATCTGGTAAAACCAATGGATGCTCAGGAACTAAAAAAGACGATTCAGGCATTCGTAGACTACTGGCTGGAAGTGAACACTCCGCCTGTCTTGGATTGA
- a CDS encoding ATP-binding protein yields MSQSENITTETNFLINYDRKAIHSPGSIQPHGVLIVLSNELEILQVSDNTQAYLGKEPEDLLSQPLSNLFDVRQTEVIQHSFNQKTGSTTAFKVSIMTVDGERCFESIVHRTEDALILELELIDSRSELSFLSFQAWASEAIATMQNTLNLKEFLHVVAEEIQKITGFDRVMIYQFDQQQAGSVIAEVKKDNLSPYLGLHYPATDIPKPARELYKRCRLRFIPDLTAQPVKLVPSENPVTHQPLDLSHSGLRSFGECCAEYHQNMGVAALLVISLIQEQQLWGLISCHHQTPKYISYEVRKMCEFLGQIVSSELAHKISHAKWDYTGKLKSLQSELLESISQADNFIDALIKPEIRLLDLVSASGAAICLDHEITLVGATPDIDQVRALIEWANNQVSDNLFSTDSLPQLYPRAVAFKDAASGLLLLRISQVRHYYILWFRPEVIQTVNWAGNPNDSIQIEADGSIILCPRKSFEQWQETVQLTSLPWQPCELESAIALKHAIVGIVLSKADELAKINLELERSNRELAAFAYAASHDLKEPLRGIYNFSTVLLEDYTEILDDEGVECLQTVVSLSVRMETLINALLRLSQLGQAQLHLQTTDLNQLLNQVIEVFRASRQNSQAIDIRVPRPLPTIQCYQVLVNEVFSNLIGNAFKYNDKAEQWVEIGYLDADQHFVDQTSITPVFYVQDNGIGIPEHHLETIFRLFKRLHSQEKYGGGAGAGLAIVKKIIELHQGEIWVESTVTVGSTFYFTLE; encoded by the coding sequence ATGAGCCAGTCTGAAAATATTACAACCGAAACTAATTTTTTGATTAATTATGATCGCAAAGCTATTCATTCACCTGGCTCTATTCAGCCTCATGGAGTACTAATTGTACTGAGTAACGAGCTGGAGATTCTGCAAGTTAGCGATAATACTCAAGCATACTTGGGTAAAGAGCCAGAAGATTTACTAAGTCAACCTTTAAGCAATTTGTTTGATGTTCGGCAAACGGAAGTTATTCAGCATTCCTTCAACCAAAAAACTGGTAGTACTACTGCTTTTAAAGTATCAATCATGACTGTGGATGGTGAACGATGCTTTGAAAGTATTGTTCATCGCACTGAAGATGCCTTAATTTTGGAATTGGAATTGATTGACTCTAGGTCAGAGTTGAGTTTTTTAAGTTTCCAGGCTTGGGCAAGTGAAGCGATCGCTACTATGCAAAATACATTAAACCTGAAAGAATTTTTGCATGTAGTAGCTGAAGAAATCCAAAAAATCACAGGTTTTGACCGAGTGATGATCTACCAATTTGATCAACAGCAAGCGGGTTCTGTAATTGCCGAAGTTAAAAAAGATAATTTATCACCTTATTTAGGACTCCACTATCCGGCAACAGATATTCCCAAACCAGCTAGGGAATTATACAAGCGCTGCCGGCTGCGATTTATTCCTGATTTGACTGCTCAACCTGTCAAGTTAGTTCCTAGTGAAAATCCTGTAACACATCAGCCTCTGGATTTAAGCCACTCTGGGCTACGCAGTTTTGGAGAATGTTGTGCCGAATATCATCAAAATATGGGTGTGGCGGCTCTTTTAGTGATTTCGTTAATTCAAGAGCAGCAACTTTGGGGGTTAATATCCTGCCATCATCAAACTCCCAAATATATCTCTTACGAAGTCCGCAAGATGTGCGAATTTTTGGGACAGATTGTGTCATCAGAGTTAGCACACAAAATAAGTCATGCAAAATGGGACTATACAGGAAAACTCAAATCGCTACAGTCTGAGTTACTAGAATCTATTTCGCAAGCAGACAATTTTATAGATGCTCTAATTAAACCAGAAATTCGCTTGTTAGATCTGGTCAGTGCTTCTGGGGCAGCGATTTGTCTAGATCATGAAATTACCCTTGTGGGAGCAACACCAGATATTGATCAGGTGCGGGCATTAATAGAATGGGCAAATAATCAAGTTAGTGACAATCTGTTTTCTACCGATTCTCTGCCGCAACTTTATCCTAGGGCTGTTGCATTTAAAGATGCAGCCAGTGGCTTGCTGTTATTACGAATTTCTCAAGTCCGGCACTATTACATCCTTTGGTTTCGCCCTGAAGTCATTCAAACAGTTAATTGGGCGGGTAATCCCAACGATTCCATACAAATTGAGGCAGATGGTAGCATTATCCTTTGTCCGCGAAAATCCTTTGAACAATGGCAAGAAACCGTTCAATTAACTTCCCTACCTTGGCAGCCATGTGAACTGGAGAGTGCTATTGCTCTCAAACATGCGATCGTGGGTATTGTTCTCTCGAAAGCGGATGAGTTAGCTAAAATTAACCTAGAGTTAGAGCGCAGTAACCGAGAACTAGCTGCTTTTGCTTATGCAGCTTCCCACGATCTTAAGGAACCTTTGCGGGGTATTTATAACTTCTCGACAGTTCTGCTAGAAGACTACACCGAAATTTTGGATGATGAGGGAGTTGAGTGTTTGCAGACAGTGGTGTCTTTGTCTGTACGCATGGAAACTCTGATTAATGCTTTGCTAAGGCTCTCACAGTTAGGACAAGCACAACTGCACCTACAAACAACCGACCTTAACCAATTGCTCAATCAAGTGATTGAAGTTTTTCGTGCTAGCCGCCAAAACTCACAAGCGATTGATATTCGCGTTCCCCGCCCTTTGCCGACAATTCAGTGTTATCAAGTTCTTGTTAACGAAGTTTTCAGTAATCTGATCGGCAATGCATTTAAATACAACGATAAAGCAGAGCAATGGGTGGAAATTGGTTATTTAGATGCAGACCAGCATTTTGTAGACCAAACTTCTATAACCCCTGTTTTTTATGTCCAAGATAACGGTATTGGCATTCCAGAGCATCATCTAGAAACCATCTTTCGACTCTTTAAACGGCTGCACTCTCAAGAAAAGTACGGCGGGGGCGCAGGTGCAGGACTCGCTATTGTTAAGAAGATTATCGAACTCCATCAAGGTGAAATTTGGGTTGAATCTACCGTAACTGTTGGCTCGACGTTTTACTTTACGCTGGAATAG
- the argC gene encoding N-acetyl-gamma-glutamyl-phosphate reductase: protein MTKPKIFIDGEAGTTGLQIYSRLNKRDDIELISIASSQRKDATERAKLINAVDVAILCLPDDGAREAVSFVTNPRVKILDASTAHRTAEGWVYGFAEINPGQRSQIAQAQFISNPGCYPTGFLACVRPLIAKGIIPQNFPMTVNAVSGYSGGGKNLIQKYNTLHQEQTTETSLYPYSIYGLQFGHKHVKEMQKYSELASPPLFVPAVGDFEQGMVVQVPLPLWILDHPPSGAMIYDAIADYFQGEKFVQVAPFEDATLLRDGTFLDAIAVNNTNIVQVFVFANDTTKEALLVARLDNLGKGASGAAVQNLNIMLGFPEELGL, encoded by the coding sequence ATGACTAAACCTAAGATTTTCATTGATGGGGAAGCAGGAACCACAGGTTTACAGATTTACTCACGTCTCAACAAACGTGATGATATCGAGTTAATTAGTATTGCCTCCTCTCAGCGTAAAGATGCGACTGAGCGAGCAAAACTGATCAATGCTGTTGATGTTGCTATTCTTTGCCTACCTGATGATGGAGCCCGCGAAGCTGTCAGTTTTGTCACCAATCCTAGAGTTAAAATCCTTGATGCGAGTACTGCTCATCGCACTGCTGAGGGTTGGGTATATGGCTTTGCTGAGATCAATCCAGGACAGCGATCGCAAATTGCCCAAGCTCAGTTTATCAGCAATCCGGGCTGTTATCCTACAGGATTTTTGGCTTGTGTGCGTCCTTTAATAGCTAAGGGCATTATTCCTCAAAACTTTCCTATGACAGTGAATGCAGTATCGGGCTACTCTGGTGGTGGTAAGAATCTGATCCAAAAGTACAATACCTTGCACCAAGAGCAAACCACAGAAACATCACTTTATCCATACAGCATTTACGGTTTGCAGTTTGGACACAAGCACGTCAAGGAAATGCAAAAGTATTCTGAGTTAGCATCGCCACCGCTGTTTGTACCAGCAGTGGGAGACTTTGAGCAAGGAATGGTGGTACAAGTACCTTTGCCATTGTGGATTTTAGATCATCCTCCATCAGGTGCAATGATTTATGATGCGATCGCTGACTATTTTCAAGGTGAAAAATTTGTCCAAGTAGCTCCCTTTGAAGATGCTACTTTGTTGCGAGATGGAACTTTTCTTGATGCGATCGCTGTAAATAATACTAATATTGTTCAGGTTTTTGTCTTTGCTAATGACACCACCAAAGAAGCACTGTTGGTTGCTCGTCTCGATAACTTGGGCAAAGGTGCATCAGGAGCCGCTGTCCAAAACCTTAATATTATGCTGGGTTTCCCAGAAGAGTTGGGATTGTGA
- a CDS encoding type II toxin-antitoxin system HicB family antitoxin produces MKLDLYSKQMRAIKIIVEKHNDGYVAYPLSIKGVVVGEGSTYEEALADVKSAIRCHIEIFGEEVLEEESQVLEAYIAEALITI; encoded by the coding sequence ATGAAATTAGACCTCTACAGCAAACAAATGAGAGCAATCAAAATTATTGTTGAAAAACATAACGACGGCTATGTAGCCTATCCGTTAAGTATTAAAGGGGTTGTGGTTGGTGAAGGTAGCACCTATGAAGAAGCACTAGCCGATGTGAAATCAGCTATCCGCTGCCATATTGAGATATTTGGTGAAGAGGTTCTAGAAGAGGAATCACAAGTACTAGAAGCTTACATTGCAGAAGCTCTTATAACTATTTGA
- a CDS encoding type II toxin-antitoxin system HicA family toxin, translated as MAKFPIDVPKARVIKTLNLLGFIIVREREHIVMVRENEDGTKTPLTMPNHSQIKGSTLRSICTQAGISREEFLSASDQS; from the coding sequence ATGGCTAAATTTCCTATAGATGTACCTAAAGCTAGAGTAATTAAGACATTGAATTTACTTGGATTTATTATTGTTAGAGAGCGAGAGCATATTGTCATGGTTCGAGAAAATGAGGATGGCACAAAAACCCCATTGACTATGCCTAATCATTCCCAAATTAAAGGTTCGACACTGAGATCCATCTGTACTCAAGCAGGTATCTCACGAGAAGAGTTTTTGTCAGCTTCCGATCAAAGCTAA